The genomic segment GGCGACACAGATGCGCTTGGAAGAGTACCGTACAGCACTGGCGCTGCTCCGGGCCTATCCGGCCTTCGGCGTCGGATTCGGGGAAGCGCCAACGGTCGAGCTCTGGACAGGGGTGTCGAGTATCTATTTGCTGGTGGCGGAGCGGATGGGGCTGGTTGGGCTGATAACGTTCCTCGCAGCAGTGCTCGGTATCCTCGCACTCGGGTGGCGGACATGGCTACGCGAGCGGCGCGAGGACGCGTGGAGCGACTTACTCCTGAGCTGGCTCGGTGCACAAGGTGCACTGCTGCTCATCGGGATGTTCGACCATTACTACCTGAACATCAGTTTCCCACATATGGTAGGAGTCTTCTGGCTGGTGCAGGCGATCGTCCTCCGCCTCGCGGTCGATCGCCGGCGAGCCGAGCGGAACGATGCGTTCGCTGGAAGCGCGGTAAGGAAGAGATGAGCTATGGCGGAAATCGTGCGGAACTTGCGGATCGCAGGACCGACACCGTTGCCGTTACCCGTTCTGGCGGCTCTCCAACGGCCGATGGTTCCACACCGAGGCCAGTGGTTCCGGGAGTTCGTTCGTAACCTGTTGCGACGTCTTCGTGAGTTGCATCGAACAGACGGTGACGTCTTCGTCCTGCCTGGGACAGGTTCGGCTGGCTGGGAGATCGCGGTCGTCAATCTCCTGCATCCCGGTGATCGGGTGCTCCTACTGGTCAACGGGGACTTCGGCGAGCGGTGGCGGCGGGTGGCTGAACGGTACGGTGTGGACGTCGTTGTCCGTGAGATCCCGTATGGACAGGCTGTTCGGCCAGACCACGTAGCGGAGTCTCTCGGGCAGACGCCGGGCATCCGCGCAGTCTTTCTCGTCTACAACGAGACATCGACGGGAGTTCTGAATCCGTTGTCTGAGATCGCGGCGATCGTACGGGATGCTGGTGCACTCCTGGCAGTGGACGGTGTCAGTGCGATCGCCGGGTGCCCGTTCGAGATGGATGCCTGGGGTGTGGACCTCGTGTTCAGCGGTTCGCAGAAGGCTTGGATGTGTCCGCCGGGGCTGGTGATCGTCGGCGTCGGGCCACGGGCCTGGGATGCAGTCGAGGGAGCCGGTTTTCCGCGCGCGTTCTGGGATCTCCGCGAGTACCGGGCTGCAGCTCGCACCGGCGATCTTCCCTCTACGGCGCCGATCAGTCTGATCTATGCACTCGAGGCAGCGGTCGGGATGATCGAGGAGGAAGGGTTAGAACGCGTCTGGAACCGGCATCGAGAGCTGGCGGGCTGGTTCCGTGCCGCAACCGGATCGGTCGGATTCCGCTGCTTCGCCGAGGCGGGCTTCGAAAGTCCGACGGTGACGGCACTCGTCCCGCCCGAGGGGATCGACCCCGAGACGTTGGTGGCCCGCTTGGAACGACGCTATGGCATTGCTGTCAACGGGGGACAAGGCAGGCTAAAAGGGAAGATCATCCGCGTCGGGCATATGGGCTGGGTCGAACGAGTCGACCTGGAAGTCGTGTACGCAGCGCTGGTGCGTGAACTCACTGACGCACGCGAGGGAAGGTGGGACTGAGGACAGCCGCGCGCTCGTGCGGCCACTTGGAGCGAGCATCACGCGTCCGGTTGATTCGACAGGCAAAGTCGAGCGTTCTGACGCTTGTCGTACTGGCAGGGGCTCGTTATACTAACGACGGTGTCTCGCTGACCGTCGGCTCGAACGAGTCGGTAGTGGTTGGCAAAACTACGGCACTCGAGGAAAGGTACATGGTGGGGCAGCAGATCGACGAGAAGCACTACGGTCAAGGGATCGGGAGCGTCCCGGTCATGGATGACGCTGAATTGTTCCGGCAGTTATTGGACGACCCGAGCCACGATTACCGTCTGTTTCGATACGGTGACGTGGTCGAGGGTGAAGTGATGTATGTCGGTCGGGACGAGATCCTGGTGGACATCGGTGGCAAGTCGGAAGGGGTCGTCCCGAGTCGCGAGTTTCAGACGTTGACGCCGGAGGAACTGGGGCGGCTCCGCCCGGGTGACCGGATCCTGGTCTTCGTGTTGCAACCAGAAGATCAAGCAGGCCAGGCTGTGCTCTCGATCGATCGAGCACGTCAGGAAAAGACCTGGCGGCGGCTTCAGGAGATCTTCGAGGCCGGCGGTATCATCGAGGCTGAGGTCGTCAACTACAACAAGGGTGGCCTGTTGGTCAACCTCGATGGGATTCGCGGGTTCGTCCCCGCTTCGCAGGTCGTGGCGATTCGGGGCGGTGACGAGGTGACCAAGCAGGCTGACATGGCCAGGATGATCGGCCAGCGCCTCAAGCTCAAGATCATCGAGATCAATCGGCATCGCAATCGCTTGATCCTCTCGGAGCGTCAGGCGGTTCAAGAGCAGCGTGACGCGATGAAGGCGCAGCTGATCGAGACGCTGCGCGAAGGCGAGACACGTCGTGGTCGTGTGACCAGTATCGCCGATTTCGGGGCGTTCGTCGACATTGGTGGTGCGGACGGCCTCGTGCACCTGTCGGAAATTTCCTGGACGCGCGTGAAGCACCCGAGTGAGGTGCTCCGCGTGGGTGACGAGGTGGATGTCATGGTGCTCTCGGTCAATCCGGAGCAGCGCAAGATCGCGCTCTCGATCCGGCGGACGCAGCCCGAGCCGTGGATGCAGGTAGCGAGCCAGTTCCAGGTCGGGCAGATCGTTCGTGGAACGATCACGCAGCTGGCCGGTTTCGGGGCCTTCGCGCGGATCGAGGAAGGCGTGGAAGGGCTGATCCACGTCTCCGAGTTGGCAGGGTGGCGAGTGGAGCACCCGAACGAGGTGCTGCAGGAAGGTGACGAGGTCATCGTCAAGGTCATCCGCATCGATCCAACCAGGCGTCGCATCGGGCTCAGCTTGAGGCGGGCGCTCGAGGTCGCGGACGAAGAACTCGAGGCGCTCCTGGGTCCCGAGGCGGTTGCGATTAAGCAACGTCTGATCGAGCGCGGTATCACCCCGTACGCTGGCGAGGGAGAAGAGGCCAGCGAGGCAGAGTACGATTCCGAGCCGGAAGGTGATGAGCCGCCGGCCGACGATGGCGGGGAGACCTGATCCCCGCCAGCCCCGCACGTGAAACAACACGCTGGCGAGTTCCGATCCGGAAAGTGATACCTGTGCTCCGGGCCCCCAGGAACGAGCTGGGGGCCCTGGCTTCCTCCGATCCGCTGGGGGTTTGGCTGAAGATGCCCATAGCGAGTACACTTTATCGGTGCCGGAGGCGAGGTGCAGGAAATCGAACGGCTGGATGGAACTCGCCACGACATTTCTCGAACCTTGAGAGTTAGGACGGGCGCATGCCCGGGAGTGTGTGCTATGGCGGATAAGTTCGAGAAGTTCACCGAACGGGCGAAGAAGGTGCTCGCGCTGGCGCAGGAGGAGGCGCGGCGCTTCAACCACAACTACATCGGCACCGAACACCTGCTCCTCGGCCTCGTGCGCGAGGGGGAGGGGGTGGCTGCACGTGTCTTGCAGAGCATGGGTGTGCAGCTGCCCAAGGTGCGGAGCGCGGTGGAGTTCATCATCGGCCGGGGCGAGAGTACAGTCGTCGGGGAGATCGGGTTGACGCCGCGGGCACGCAAAGTCATCGAATACGCTGTCGACGAAGCGCGGCGGCTGGGTCACCACTATATCGGGACCGAGCACTTGCTGCTCGGGTTGGTGCGCGAGGGCGAGGGAATCGCTGCGGGGGTGCTGGAGAGCCTCGGAGTCAACCTGGAGAAGGTCCGCCAGCAGGTGCTGCAGGTGCTGGCGCAGGGGACTGCGTACCAGCAGCGCGCGCAGCAGACGAAGACCCCGTATCTCGATGCACTCGGTTTCGACCTCACCGAGGCGGCACGACTCGGCAAGCTCGACCCGGTGATCGGTCGGCAGACCGAGATCGAGCGCGTGATGCAGATCCTCTCGCGCCGCACGAAGAACAACCCGGCCTTGATCGGCGAGCCGGGCGTCGGGAAGACTGCGATCGTCGAAGGGTTGGCCCAGCGCATCGTCGCGGGTGATGTGCCGGAGCCACTGCAGGGGAAGCGCCTCGTCGCGCTCGACATCGGTGCGCTGGTGGCCGGAACCAAGTATCGCGGCGAATTCGAGGAGCGCCTGAAGAAGATCGTCGCGGAGGTGAAGGAGTCCGGTACGATCCTCTTCATCGACGAGCTGCATACGCTCGTCGGTGCGGGGGCCGCTGAGGGGGCCGTCGATGCTGCCAACATCCTGAAGCCGGCACTGTCGCGCGGCGAGGTGCAGACGATCGGTGCGACGACGCTCGACGAGTATCGCAAGTACATCGAGCGCGATGCCGCACTCGAGCGCCGGTTCCAGCCAGTCATCGTCAACGAGCCGACGGTCGAGGAAACGATCGAGATCCTGAAGGGTATCCGGGAGCGCTACGAGGAGCATCACAAGCTCAAGATCTCGGACGGAGCGTTGCATGCGGCAGCGGTGCTGGCGGCGCGGTACGTGACCGATCGATACCTGCCGGACAAGGCGATCGATCTGGTCGACGAGGCTGCGTCGCGGGTTCGGATGTACCGCTCGGCTTCGCCGCCGTCGCTGAAGGAGGCTCGACGCGGTCTTGAGTCGCTGCGCCGCGAGCTGGATGCCGCGGTGGCGAGTCAGGAGTTCGAGCTGGCGGCAGAGCTGCGCGAGCGCGAGCGACAGCTGATCCAGCGTATCCAGGAGCTGGAGCAGCATTGGCGCGAAGAGCAGGGGCAGGAAGAACCGGTCGTTACCGAGGAGGACATCGCTCAGGTCGTCTCGATGTGGACCGGGATCCCGCTGACGCGCCTGCACACGGAGGAGAGCGAGCGCCTCTTGCACATGGAAGAGGCGTTGCACGAGCGGGTGATCGGTCAGGACGAGGCGATCAGCACGCTGGCTCGAGCAGTCCGCCGGGCCCGGGCTGGGCTCAAGGATCCGCGCCGACCGATCGGAACGTTCATCTTCCTCGGGCCGACGGGCGTCGGAAAGACACTCCTGGCTCGGGCACTCGCCGAGTTCATGTTCGGGAGCGAGGATGCGCTCATCAAGATCGATATGAGCGAATTCATGGAGCGGCACACGGTGTCCCGGCTTGTCGGGGCGCCGCCGGGATACATCGGCTACGAGGAAGGTGGCCAGCTCACCGAGGCAGTGAGGCGGAAGCCGTACTCGGTGATCCTGCTCGACGAGATCGAGAAGGCGCACCCGGAGGCGTTCAATATCCTGCTCCAGATCATGGAGGACGGGAATCTGACGGATGCCAAGGGTCGCCGTGTCGACTTTCGGAATACGATCTTGATCATGACGTCGAACATCGGCGCCGAGCTGATCCAGCGCGAGGGCAGCCTCGGCTTTGCTGTGACCGAGGATCCGAACAAGAAGGTCCAGGTCGATTATCAAACGATGAAGGACAAGCTGCTCTCGCAGTTGAAGCAGACGTTCCGCCCGGAGTTCCTGAATCGGATCGATGCAGTGATCGTCTTCCACCCGCTGACGCCGGAGCACGTGCGGCAGATCGTCGATCTCGAGCTGAAGCGTATCCGGAAGCAGCTGGCGGAGCAGCAGATCACGCTCGAGGTCACCGATGCCGCTAAGGACCTCCTGGCGAAGCGCGGATACGACCGGCAGTTCGGCGCTCGGCCGTTGCGGCGTATCATCCAGAACCTGATCGAAGATCCGCTGGCCGAGGCGATCCTCGCGGGTCGGTTCAAGCCGGGCAGCACCGTCATCGTCGATGTGCGTGACGATTTGCTGACCATCGAGCCGGCGGAGGCACTCAGCACAGTCTCTTGACGTTCGCGCTGGACGCTCTGCGGGACACCGGCAGAGTCCGGTGTCCCGCATCGTTTTTCGCTATACTCGAAGTCGAACCTGTGTTCGCGTTCTTGCATTGGGGGAACAGTGTCGCGAGGAAAGACGCGTCGGAAGACGGTCTGGGTATGCCGCGAGTGCGGGCACGAGAGTTCTGGCTACTTCGGCCGTTGTCCGTCCTGCGACGCATGGGGGACGATGGTCGAGCAGCTGGAGGCGCCAGTCGCAGCGAATCGTTTCGGCGAGCCGAGAAGCTTCCAGCGCCTCACGGAGGTGCGGAGCGCTGAACGTGCCCGGCTGTCGCTGGGATCGGTCGAATTCGATCGGGTCCTCGGTGGTGGACTGGTACCCGGCTCGCTCGTCTTGCTCGGCGGTGATCCGGGTATCGGGAAATCGACGTTGCTGCTTCAGACAGCGCTTCGAGTGGCCGAGCAGGGGCGCACGGTCCTCTACATCGCTGCAGAGGAGTCACCGGAACAGATCAAGCTCCGTGCTGACCGCCTCGGCGCGCCTTCCGAAGGAGTCCTCTTGCTCGCGGAAACAGCACTGGATCGCGCGCTGGAGGAGGCGACTCAGCTCCGGCCAGCACTGGTCATCATCGATTCGATCCAAACGGTGTACCTGAGCGAGTTGGACTCATCGCCTGGAAGCGTGTCGCAGTTGCGGGATTGTACGGGTCGCGTCTTGCAATTTGCCAAGCGAACCGGCATACCGGTGTTTCTGATCGGACACGTGACCAAGGAGGGCTTGATCGCGGGCCCTCGTGTCGTCGAGCACATGGTCGATGTCGTACTGTATCTGGAGGGTGAGCGGTTCCACCAGCACCGTGTCCTGCGTGCAGCCAAGAACCGGTTCGGATCGACGAACGAAATCGGCGTCTTCGAGATGTCCGATGCCGGGCTGATCGACGTCGGGAATCCATCGGAGCTTTTTCTTTCCGAACGAGTCGCCAACGCCGCCGGGAGCGCCGTGGTGGCGGTGCTGGAGGGTACCCGGCCCATACTGATCGAGGTCCAGGCGCTGACCAGTGCAGCTGGCTACGGAACGCCGCGCCGGGTCGCGACGGGTTTCGACGCAACGCGCTTGCAGCTGCTGGTCGCTGTTCTGACGAAGCATGCTGGTCTCCGATTGGCGGATCAAGACGTCTTCGTGAACGTGACAGGAGGTATTCGGATCGTCGAGCCAGCAGCGGATCTTGCGGTTGCACTCGCGATCGCGTCCTCAGCCAGCGGAATACCGCTCGAAACGGACGCCGTGTATATCGGTGAAGTGGGGCTGGCTGGCGAAGTACGCGGTGTACACAGCCTGGAACGCCGACTCCAGGAAGCTGCCCGCCTCGGATTCGCACGTGCCTACGTGCCGGCATCGAGCCGATTCCCGCTGGTTGGGGCTGGACTGCACCTCGTGTCGGTGCGCACGGTGGCTGAAGCAGTCAGTGCACTCGCGGCGCGGGCGGTGCGGGCTCGACCAGATGTGATCGAGCCACTGCCAGAATGAGTCGAGCCAAGCGTTCGGCAGCGTCCGGTACTGCCAGTGTTCTTCCTCGCTGGCCCATCCGTGCGAGCGCGATTGGATCGGCGACGAGTTCGCGCACCAATACAACGAGTTGTTCCGGTGACAGTTCGCGCTGGTCGAGGATCACTGCGCTCCCCGCTTGTGCCAGGAGCTGCGCATTACGGAGTTGCTCGTTACCGCGGGCCCCAGGCAACGGAACGAGGATCGCCGGTTTGCCGAGTGCTGCGAGTTCCGCCACGGTGCTCGCCCCAGCTCGCCCGAGAACGAGGTCGGCTGCCGCCAGCACGTCAGGCAAATCTTCCTCGAGAAATTCGACCACCACGTACCGTCGACGTAACGCTTCGGGTAAGGACGCTCGCCGTTCCAGGAGGCGAGGGAAATCACCGTTCACCTGTCGAGGTCCGCACTGATGGACGACTTGAACGACACCGAGGAGTTCGGGTAGGGCTCGCGCGACGGCTTCATTGATGGCGTGCGCACCCAGCACACCACCCGTGACGTAGAGAAGCGGTGCTTGATTCTCTAGACCGAACCGTCGGCGGGCACGGTCGGGATCTCCGCGGAGTATCGCCTCTCGTACCGGGAGGCCGGTATGCACGAGGTGTGGATGGGTGAGAAGCGCGCGGGTCGCTTCGAACGAAATCGCGACTGCATCAGCGAAGCGAGCTGCAATGCGTGTCGCGAGCCCCACTGCAGCAGTCTGTTCGTGGATAACGATCGGGATTCGATTCAGCCAACCCGCGAGAACGACCGGGACGCTCACGTACCCACCAGTACCGAAAACGACATCCGGCTGAAAAGAACGGATGACCGCGGCAGCTGCCAATGTTCCGATTGGAATGGCCGAAAGGTCCAGCAGGGTTCGCGGTGTGAATTCCCTCCTGAGCTTGCCAGTCGGTACCCAGTGGAAAGCGATTCCCTCACGAGCAGTGAGGCGACGTTCGACGCCGCTGCGGGATCCGATCCAGAGCGGTTCGACAGCGGTGAGGCGGCGAAGTTCCGCGAGTACAGCGATGGCAGGGAGCGTATGGCCGCCGGTACCGCCACCGCCGATCACGAGACGTAATGGTCGCTCTCGGTCAGCCGTCATCAGGCGTCCTCCCCAGCGATCAATAGTACCGAGTCGCTGCAGCGTCCGAACCGGTGCGGGACAGCGGTAGAATAAGGCAACACGAGAAGGCGACGAGAAAAGCCTCGTTGCCTTATGAGTCGGGAGGTGCCACCGGTGCGGTTCGCAGGTTGGGAAGCGCTCGCGAGTGTCGCAGTGGGCACCGTCCTGTGCGATCAATTCACGAAGGCGCTCGTTCTCGCCTATCTGGGGCCGAACGGATCGATCGATGCGGTCGTCCTCATTCCGGGGCTGCTGCGGCTGTTCTACGTCGAAAACACCGGGGCCGCTTTCGGCTTGTTCCAAGGGCGGAATCCGATCCTCGCGGTCCTGGCACTGGGTGTCGTTCTGGTGTTAGTCGTCACGTTCCGATATCTGACGTCGACCAGCCTGGGCGCCGTTGCGCTCGGTCTGCAACTCGGTGGTGCCATCGGCAACCTGATCGACCGATTTCGACACGGCTTCGTCGTCGATTTTATCGACTTATCGTTTTGGCCGACGTTCAATGTCGCTGACAGTGCGATCACGATCGGTGTGCTGCTTCTCCTCGTGCTCCTGATACGCTCCGATCGACTGCCCCGGTCGGATGCGCCGCAAGCGAGCGAACCTGTGGACGCGGAGCAGCAGGCGCGATGAATGCTCGCCAGCACGATGCGATCAGACTCGTCCTGGAGATATCCGAGCGGGAACACGGTGAACGGCTCGACAAGCTGATCGCGAGCCGTGTGACCGGTATGAGCCGAAGCTTCGTACAACAGCTGATGAAGCAGGGCGCGATTCTCGTGAATGGCCAACCCTGCAAGCCGGCCCAGCGCGTTCGCTTCGGCGATCGCCTGGAAGTCTATCTCCCGCCCGTCGAGCCGCCGAGTGACCTCGAACCGGAGTACCTGCCGATTCCCGTGATCTACGAGGATGACGAGATCATCGTCTTCGACAAACCTCCTGGTATCGTCACGCATCCCGCACCTGGGCATGAGCACGGAACGCTCGTCAATGCGCTCAAAGCGATTCGACCGGACTTGCAGGTCCAGCCGAGTCATCGGCCCGGTATCGTGCATCGTCTGGACAAAGACACCTCCGGACTCCTGGTTGTGGCCAAGACGGAACCAGCCCGGCTCGCACTGCTCGAGCAGTGGCAAAGCAGGAGTGTTGTCAAGCGTTATACGACGCTCGTTCACGGCGTCGTGGAGCCGGATTCGGGAACGATCGACGCACCGATAAGCCGTGACCCTCGGGAACGCACGAAAATGGCAGTCGTGGCATGGGGGCGTCCGGCGATCACGCACTTTCGTGTCCTGGAGCGGTTCCAGTGTGCGACGCTTCTCGACGTGACGATCGAGACTGGGCGAACGCACCAAATTCGCGTGCATTGTGCCTTCATCGGGCATCCGGTGGTCGGTGACCAGCAGTACGGGGGAAACCGACCCTTCTGTGTTCCCGTGCCGCGCCAGTTTCTCCATGCCCGGTATCTGCGCTTCCGGCATCCGACGACCGGTCGAGTCATCGAGCTCGAGACCCCGCTTCCGTGGGATCTCCGCGTCGTCCTCGAGCGACTGCGCACTCTCGAGCGTGAGCGTGTCCCATGCCAGGCCCGCGGTTGAAGCCGTTCGTCGAAGAGGTCTTTCGAGAGGCGTTGTCAGCCGTCGATCCGGAGCGATCGGTGCGCGCGTCGCTCCGGCTGGAGGGGGATATCCTCTGGGTGCGGGGGGTGCCGTATCGATTGCTCGAGAACAGTCGTCTGGTGCTCCTGGCGGTCGGCAAAGCGGCTCTCGGTATGGCCGCTGGTGCCCTCGCTCGACTCGGTGCCCGAGTCGACCGATGTGTGGTTGTACCCAAGGCGGAGGGCATCCAGAGCAGGGAGTTTCCCGGTTGCCGCGTTATCCCTGGGGCGCACCCGATTCCGGATGAACGGAGTGTCGAGGCTGGAAAGGCTTTACTTAAGGCCGTACGCGGACTGACACCGGACGATCTCGTCCTCGTTCTTCTCTCCGGTGGGGGGTCAGCGCTCGCCGAGGTACCCCGCTCGCCAGCGACTCTCGGCGATATCGTCGAGACCACGGAACGCCTTCTGCGGGCTGGTGCGGACATCTGGCTCCTGAACAGTGTCCGACGGAGGCTGAGTGCATTGAAGGGAGGGCGACTCGCTGAAGCGGCAGCACCAGCGCGCGTGGTCAACCTGATCCTCTCCGATGTATTGGGCAATCCGCTGTCCGTCATCGCGAGCGGCCCGACGGTTCCACCGGAGCACATCGTGACGGACCTGCCACGCGTTCTTCAGCACATGGGCGTCTGGGACGAGCTACCCGAACGTGTCCGGTCGCTCCTGGTGGCACCGGAAACGACACCGCAACGGTTCGACAACGTTCTGCAATCGGTGGTGTTGGCTGATGCGGCAGCGCTGGTTCGAGCAGCAACCGAAGCCTGTCGTCGGCGTGGATTGCCAGCGGTGACCTGTGGAGCGCGGTTCACCGGCGAAGCCCGTGAATTCGGGCGGTTCTGGGCTACCCTGGCGCGAAGCGTCCGCGAGGAGCACCAACCGTGGATACCGCCGATCGCGATCGTCGCCGGCGGTGAACTCACGGTCACGGTTCGCGGAAGCGGACGCGGTGGTCGGAACACCGAAATGGCTCTCGCTGCTGCGGTGGCGCTCGAAGGAAGCGAGAGGATCACCGTAGCGAGTCTCGCCTCGGACGGCGATGATGGTCGGAGCGGTGCAGCCGGTGCGGTAGTGGATACTGTGACTACCGCGGTGCTACGGGATCGGGGAATCGATCCGCTGCGGGCCCTGCACGAGAATGATTCGGCGACAGCGCTGGCTGCAGCAGACGCGCTCGTCGTTACCGGGTTGACGGGGACGAACGTCAACGATCTCTATCTTGCGATCGTCGAGTGAGAAGCGATCGCGTCAGCGTGTC from the Thermomicrobium sp. 4228-Ro genome contains:
- a CDS encoding glycerate kinase type-2 family protein is translated as MPGPRLKPFVEEVFREALSAVDPERSVRASLRLEGDILWVRGVPYRLLENSRLVLLAVGKAALGMAAGALARLGARVDRCVVVPKAEGIQSREFPGCRVIPGAHPIPDERSVEAGKALLKAVRGLTPDDLVLVLLSGGGSALAEVPRSPATLGDIVETTERLLRAGADIWLLNSVRRRLSALKGGRLAEAAAPARVVNLILSDVLGNPLSVIASGPTVPPEHIVTDLPRVLQHMGVWDELPERVRSLLVAPETTPQRFDNVLQSVVLADAAALVRAATEACRRRGLPAVTCGARFTGEAREFGRFWATLARSVREEHQPWIPPIAIVAGGELTVTVRGSGRGGRNTEMALAAAVALEGSERITVASLASDGDDGRSGAAGAVVDTVTTAVLRDRGIDPLRALHENDSATALAAADALVVTGLTGTNVNDLYLAIVE
- the lspA gene encoding signal peptidase II, whose protein sequence is MRFAGWEALASVAVGTVLCDQFTKALVLAYLGPNGSIDAVVLIPGLLRLFYVENTGAAFGLFQGRNPILAVLALGVVLVLVVTFRYLTSTSLGAVALGLQLGGAIGNLIDRFRHGFVVDFIDLSFWPTFNVADSAITIGVLLLLVLLIRSDRLPRSDAPQASEPVDAEQQAR
- a CDS encoding ATP-dependent Clp protease ATP-binding subunit — protein: MADKFEKFTERAKKVLALAQEEARRFNHNYIGTEHLLLGLVREGEGVAARVLQSMGVQLPKVRSAVEFIIGRGESTVVGEIGLTPRARKVIEYAVDEARRLGHHYIGTEHLLLGLVREGEGIAAGVLESLGVNLEKVRQQVLQVLAQGTAYQQRAQQTKTPYLDALGFDLTEAARLGKLDPVIGRQTEIERVMQILSRRTKNNPALIGEPGVGKTAIVEGLAQRIVAGDVPEPLQGKRLVALDIGALVAGTKYRGEFEERLKKIVAEVKESGTILFIDELHTLVGAGAAEGAVDAANILKPALSRGEVQTIGATTLDEYRKYIERDAALERRFQPVIVNEPTVEETIEILKGIRERYEEHHKLKISDGALHAAAVLAARYVTDRYLPDKAIDLVDEAASRVRMYRSASPPSLKEARRGLESLRRELDAAVASQEFELAAELRERERQLIQRIQELEQHWREEQGQEEPVVTEEDIAQVVSMWTGIPLTRLHTEESERLLHMEEALHERVIGQDEAISTLARAVRRARAGLKDPRRPIGTFIFLGPTGVGKTLLARALAEFMFGSEDALIKIDMSEFMERHTVSRLVGAPPGYIGYEEGGQLTEAVRRKPYSVILLDEIEKAHPEAFNILLQIMEDGNLTDAKGRRVDFRNTILIMTSNIGAELIQREGSLGFAVTEDPNKKVQVDYQTMKDKLLSQLKQTFRPEFLNRIDAVIVFHPLTPEHVRQIVDLELKRIRKQLAEQQITLEVTDAAKDLLAKRGYDRQFGARPLRRIIQNLIEDPLAEAILAGRFKPGSTVIVDVRDDLLTIEPAEALSTVS
- a CDS encoding pyridoxal-phosphate-dependent aminotransferase family protein, with product MAEIVRNLRIAGPTPLPLPVLAALQRPMVPHRGQWFREFVRNLLRRLRELHRTDGDVFVLPGTGSAGWEIAVVNLLHPGDRVLLLVNGDFGERWRRVAERYGVDVVVREIPYGQAVRPDHVAESLGQTPGIRAVFLVYNETSTGVLNPLSEIAAIVRDAGALLAVDGVSAIAGCPFEMDAWGVDLVFSGSQKAWMCPPGLVIVGVGPRAWDAVEGAGFPRAFWDLREYRAAARTGDLPSTAPISLIYALEAAVGMIEEEGLERVWNRHRELAGWFRAATGSVGFRCFAEAGFESPTVTALVPPEGIDPETLVARLERRYGIAVNGGQGRLKGKIIRVGHMGWVERVDLEVVYAALVRELTDAREGRWD
- a CDS encoding RluA family pseudouridine synthase, translating into MNARQHDAIRLVLEISEREHGERLDKLIASRVTGMSRSFVQQLMKQGAILVNGQPCKPAQRVRFGDRLEVYLPPVEPPSDLEPEYLPIPVIYEDDEIIVFDKPPGIVTHPAPGHEHGTLVNALKAIRPDLQVQPSHRPGIVHRLDKDTSGLLVVAKTEPARLALLEQWQSRSVVKRYTTLVHGVVEPDSGTIDAPISRDPRERTKMAVVAWGRPAITHFRVLERFQCATLLDVTIETGRTHQIRVHCAFIGHPVVGDQQYGGNRPFCVPVPRQFLHARYLRFRHPTTGRVIELETPLPWDLRVVLERLRTLERERVPCQARG
- the rpsA gene encoding 30S ribosomal protein S1; this translates as MVGQQIDEKHYGQGIGSVPVMDDAELFRQLLDDPSHDYRLFRYGDVVEGEVMYVGRDEILVDIGGKSEGVVPSREFQTLTPEELGRLRPGDRILVFVLQPEDQAGQAVLSIDRARQEKTWRRLQEIFEAGGIIEAEVVNYNKGGLLVNLDGIRGFVPASQVVAIRGGDEVTKQADMARMIGQRLKLKIIEINRHRNRLILSERQAVQEQRDAMKAQLIETLREGETRRGRVTSIADFGAFVDIGGADGLVHLSEISWTRVKHPSEVLRVGDEVDVMVLSVNPEQRKIALSIRRTQPEPWMQVASQFQVGQIVRGTITQLAGFGAFARIEEGVEGLIHVSELAGWRVEHPNEVLQEGDEVIVKVIRIDPTRRRIGLSLRRALEVADEELEALLGPEAVAIKQRLIERGITPYAGEGEEASEAEYDSEPEGDEPPADDGGET
- the murG gene encoding undecaprenyldiphospho-muramoylpentapeptide beta-N-acetylglucosaminyltransferase, with the protein product MTADRERPLRLVIGGGGTGGHTLPAIAVLAELRRLTAVEPLWIGSRSGVERRLTAREGIAFHWVPTGKLRREFTPRTLLDLSAIPIGTLAAAAVIRSFQPDVVFGTGGYVSVPVVLAGWLNRIPIVIHEQTAAVGLATRIAARFADAVAISFEATRALLTHPHLVHTGLPVREAILRGDPDRARRRFGLENQAPLLYVTGGVLGAHAINEAVARALPELLGVVQVVHQCGPRQVNGDFPRLLERRASLPEALRRRYVVVEFLEEDLPDVLAAADLVLGRAGASTVAELAALGKPAILVPLPGARGNEQLRNAQLLAQAGSAVILDQRELSPEQLVVLVRELVADPIALARMGQRGRTLAVPDAAERLARLILAVARSHLVEPAPPAPRVH
- the radA gene encoding DNA repair protein RadA, with translation MSRGKTRRKTVWVCRECGHESSGYFGRCPSCDAWGTMVEQLEAPVAANRFGEPRSFQRLTEVRSAERARLSLGSVEFDRVLGGGLVPGSLVLLGGDPGIGKSTLLLQTALRVAEQGRTVLYIAAEESPEQIKLRADRLGAPSEGVLLLAETALDRALEEATQLRPALVIIDSIQTVYLSELDSSPGSVSQLRDCTGRVLQFAKRTGIPVFLIGHVTKEGLIAGPRVVEHMVDVVLYLEGERFHQHRVLRAAKNRFGSTNEIGVFEMSDAGLIDVGNPSELFLSERVANAAGSAVVAVLEGTRPILIEVQALTSAAGYGTPRRVATGFDATRLQLLVAVLTKHAGLRLADQDVFVNVTGGIRIVEPAADLAVALAIASSASGIPLETDAVYIGEVGLAGEVRGVHSLERRLQEAARLGFARAYVPASSRFPLVGAGLHLVSVRTVAEAVSALAARAVRARPDVIEPLPE